The following is a genomic window from Tissierellales bacterium.
AATTTCATCCATTACATCTTTAATTTCTTCAGGTGTTAAATCTTCTCTTGGTTCATCTACAGATATATTCGCTCTACCATCATTAGCATTCTTAAAAGTCATTTCTAACCTTTTTCTAATCACTTTTTCACCTCCCTATAGAAACTTTAGTCTCTTATTCCTCTTCCTCTACCAATTCAATTTCTTCTAGTCTTTTAATTTTGTGTACAGGCATTATTTGTA
Proteins encoded in this region:
- a CDS encoding DUF2922 domain-containing protein, whose amino-acid sequence is MIRKRLEMTFKNANDGRANISVDEPREDLTPEEIKDVMDEIIEKEIFYSGGGELVDIIGARIVRTEIEDIGF